The Fervidobacterium pennivorans DNA segment ATAGAGCATGAATTTGGATACAAGAACAATCCAAACAGCCAAGCATACATAGAGTCACATCATTCAGTAGTAGAGAGAGAATTCGTACAAATGAATGAATTTGAGTACATAGAAGACGTATACAATGCATACAAAGCATACATATACTTCTACCAAGAGATAAGGCCGCACGGATCATTAGGATATATGACACCGAGCGAATATGATGAACTATTAAACGAGCAAGAAAGTAGGAAAGGCGCAATTAACAGAGTGGTGGTTGTGAAAAAATGAGACTCGCTTAATTATTCTCCAAAAACAGGGGGTTTAACCGGTGATAAGCGGGATATTATTTGGAAGTGGAGTGTACCATGAGATAGAAAAAGAAGTATCCGGAGGGATAATAGACATTCTGATAGAAAACAACGGGGTTGCGTATATAATTGAGCTGAAGGTTGACAAAAGTGCAAAAGAAGCGCTTGAACAGATAAAGGAAAGAAGATATTATGAAGGATTCACAAGCAAGAAATGTTATCTTATAGGTGTGAGTATAGATAGTCGGTTAAAAAACATAAAGGAATGGACCTACGAAGTTATCGAGGCAAAGTAAAAAGCGAGGTTGATAACGATGGAGAAATTTCCACCTATGCGTAGAAAAGATAGAGAATTACC contains these protein-coding regions:
- a CDS encoding PD-(D/E)XK nuclease domain-containing protein produces the protein MISGILFGSGVYHEIEKEVSGGIIDILIENNGVAYIIELKVDKSAKEALEQIKERRYYEGFTSKKCYLIGVSIDSRLKNIKEWTYEVIEAK